The Blastocatellia bacterium genome includes the window GAAGAAAGGAACCGGCCGTGTAGGTGCTGCCAGACGTATTGATGACGATCCTCTTGCCCGGGCAATGCGGGCCAGGAAACCTGAACCAGACATCATTTGGAAAACCACCCGGACCGTCCCTTACGTCAACCCCAACGGGACCTTCCGTAGCATTTGAGGTATCGAATTCATAGCATTGACGAACCTGTGTTCCCGACGTGACGGCTTGCGGCACATCCAACGCCCCAACGGCCGTGCAGGCTCCGCCCCCTGCCTTTGGTCCACACCGATCATTCGGTGCCGGCACAATAACCAATGCCTGGCTCGTCGGCAGACCAAGAAGAATCAACGAGGCGAGCGAGAACACAACCAATGACATTCTGTAAAAGAACTGAGATTTTTTCATAAACCGTCTCCTCCTTAGTTTCCAAATATCAAAACCGACCAACTTGACCCAAAGGCCTAAAGTTTTCTAGCTAAAACTTCTACTTCTAAAAGCCGCGCAGATTCTATCAAAAGGCAAATTGAAAAGCAACCAATTTTTATTTGTCCTAAGCCCCTTCACGACACCGGTCACAAAGACCCTGGCGACGAAGGTAAATGGCCCACGTCCATTACCGCACGTTGATCACGATGATGCCGCTGCTGGCCACACCATTGGGGGTTCGGACAAGGAAGCGCGATGGTCCGGTTGCCGCATGAGTGGCTGCATTGCGGCGTATCGCAACCCTGGTGTCCGAGCTATTCAAAGCTTCTGCTGATCGGCCCCGGCTGGCCGCAACCATGCTTGTGGGAATGAAACCTCAATCTGCATTTTATCGCCCAGGACCTCTGTCGCATCCAGCACTTCGATCCCGATGAGTTTGTTGTTCGCATCGAAATCCGCATGAACGCCGGCAGCCACAACGGTGGTTTGCGCTGATTTTGTGCCCACCGGCGCGAACCAGACATAAAGCAAATCTCGTACTGGGTCGTACTCAATCTTCATGATCGTCAACCTCCGGGAAATTCTTCCCATAACGCGCCATGACTGTCAATAAAACTAGGCGGCCCTCAGTCACTTTGTAGTAGACGGTCACTTCTTTTTGTTCATAAAAATGCCCTTCCCATTCCGCGTTGTAGGGAAAGATCGCCGTTTTACCGTAACTGCCCGGTTTGGCATCAGACGCATCCCAGCCATGTTCAAGAGTCTGCTGGAGCTCTGTGAGAGTGACTCCTCGCTGTTCCATGCGGGCTATTAAATGCGGGTGGAGATCGCTCTCTGTCAGTGGGTCGCTCATTATTTTGCCTGGTCTGTGCCTGGTTCTACATTTCTGGCGTGACTCACCTGGTGTTCAACGCACGTTGATCACGATGATGCCGCTGCTGGCCACACCATTGGGGGTTCGGACAAGGAAGCGCGATGGT containing:
- a CDS encoding DUF2283 domain-containing protein; translated protein: MKIEYDPVRDLLYVWFAPVGTKSAQTTVVAAGVHADFDANNKLIGIEVLDATEVLGDKMQIEVSFPQAWLRPAGADQQKL
- a CDS encoding DUF4258 domain-containing protein, with protein sequence MSDPLTESDLHPHLIARMEQRGVTLTELQQTLEHGWDASDAKPGSYGKTAIFPYNAEWEGHFYEQKEVTVYYKVTEGRLVLLTVMARYGKNFPEVDDHED